The following DNA comes from Kitasatospora sp. NBC_01287.
TCCCTCTGATGGCCCACCATGCGGAATGGCCCCCATCGCAGGCCGCCGGGCCGGATACGCTGGCGGGGTGCGCCCTCGTTCGGAGGGAGCGCATAGCCGACAGCCGTCGCACCCAGGGAGTAGCCCCATGGCCGCCAGTGCCCCCGCAGACGCTCAGACCGCCGTCCACCAGGCCCGCGCCACCGCGCTGCGCGAAGCCCTCGCCAGCCGGGTCGTCGTCGCCGACGGCGCGATGGGGACGATGCTGCAGGACCAGAATCCGACGCTCGCGGACTTCCAGGAGCTGGAGGGCTGCAACGAGGTCCTCAACGTGACCCGGCCCGACATCGTGCGCGGTGTGCACGAGGCGTACTTCGCGGTCGGCGTGGACTGCGTGGAGACCAACACCTTCGGTGCCAACCACGCCGCGCTCGCCGAGTACGACATCCCCGAGCGGGTCTTCGAGCTCTCCGAGGCCGGCGCCCGGCTCGCCCGCGAGGTCGCCGACTCCTACGACGACGGCCGTACCCGCTGGGTGCTGGGCTCGATCGGCCCCGGCACCAAGCTGCCGACCCTGGGCCACATCACCTTCGAGGTGGTCCGCGAGGGCTTCCGGCAGAACGCGGCCGGCCTGATCGCCGGCGGCGCCGACGCGCTGCTGGTGGAGACCAGCCAGGACCTGCTGCAGACCAAGGCGGCGGTGCTCGGCTGCAAGGCGGCGCTGGTCGAGGCGGGCCTGGACCTGCCGGTGCTGGTCCAGGTGACGGTGGAGACCACCGGCACCATGCTGTTGGGCTCGGAGATCGGAGCGGCGCTGACCGCGCTGGAGCCGCTGGGCATCGACTACATCGGGCTCAACTGCGCCACCGGCCCCGAGCAGTACAGCGAGCACCTGCGCTACCTGTCCAAGAACGCCCGGATCGGGCTCTCCTGCATGCCGAACGCCGGTCTGCCGGTGCTCGGCAAGGACGGCGCGCACTACCCGCTGAGCCCCGAGGAGCTGGCGGACGCGCACGACACCTTCACCCGCGAGTACGGCCTCTCGCTGGTCGGCGGCTGCTGCGGCACCACCCCCGAGCACCTGCGCCAGGTGGTCGAGCGGGTCCAGGGCCGCCCGGTGACCGAGCGCCACCCGCGCCCCGAGCCGGCCGCCGCCTCGCTCTACCAGCCGGTCCCGTTCCGCCAGGACACCTCCTACCTGGCGATCGGCGAGCGGACCAACGCCAACGGCTCGAAGAAGTTCCGCGAGTCGATGCTGGCCGGCGACTGGCAGGCCTGCGTGGAGATCGCCCGCGAGCAGATCCGCGAGGGCGCCCACCTGCTGGACCTGTGCGTCGACTACGTCGGCCGCGACGGTGTGGCGGACATGCGCGAGATCGCCGGCCGGCTGGCCACCGCCTCCACGCTGCCGATCGTGCTGGACTCCACCGAGACCGACGTGCTGCGCGCCGGCCTGGAGCTGCTGGGCGGGCGCGCCGTGCTCAACTCGGTGAACTACGAGGACGGCGACGGCCCCGACACCCGCTTCGGCAAGGTCGCCGCGCTGGCCCGCGAGCACGGTGCCGCGGTGATCGCGCTGACCATCGACGAGCAGGGCCAGGCCCGCACCGCCGAGACCAAGGTCGCCATCGCCGAGCGGCTGATCGACCAGCTCGGCGCGGAGTACGGCATCGCCGAGCACGACGTCATCGTCGACTGCCTCGCCTTCACCCTGGGCACCGGTCAGGAGGAGTCGCGGCGCGACGGCATCGAGACGATCGAGGCGATCCGCGAGCTCAAGCGCCGCCGCCCCGCGGTGCAGACCACGCTGGGCCTGTCCAACATCTCCTTCGGCCTCAGCCCGGCGGCCCGCCAGGTGATCAACTCGGTCTTCCTGCACGAGTGCGTCGAGGCCGGCCTCGACTCGGCGATCGTGCACGCCGCCAAGATCCTTCCGATCGCCCGGATCCCCGAGGAGCGGCGCGAGGTCGCCCTCGACCTGGTCTACGACCGGCGCCGCCCGGCCGCCGACGGGGAGCCCGCCTACGACCCGCTGCAGAAGCTGCTCCAGCTCTTCGAGGGCGTCAGCGCGGCCTCCAGCGCGGCCTCCAAGGCCGAGGAACTGGCCGCGCTGCCCCTGGAGGAGCGGCTGCAGCGGCGGATCATCGACGGCGAGCGCAAGGGCCTGGAGGCCGATCTGGACGAGGCGCTGACGCAGCGTCCGGCGCTCGCGATCGTCAACGAGACGCTGCTGGCCGGCATGAAGGTGGTCGGCGAGCTCTTCGGCTCGGGCCAGATGCAGCTGCCGTTCGTGCTGCAGTCCGCCGAGGTGATGAAGACCGCGGTGGCCCACCTGGAGCCGCACATGGAGAAGTCCGACGACGAGGGCAAGGGCACCATCGTGCTGGCCACAGTCAAGGGCGACGTGCACGACATCGGCAAGAACCTGGTCGACATCATCCTGTCGAACAACGGCTACACCGTGGTGAACCTGGGCATCAAGCAGCCGGTCTCGGCGATCCTGGACGCGGCCGTCGAGCACCAGGCCGACGTGATCGGGATGTCCGGGCTGCTGGTCAAGTCCACCGTGATCATGAAGGAGAACCTCCAGGAGCTCAACCAGCGCAAGCTGGCCGCTGAGTACCCCGTGATCCTGGGCGGCGCCGCCCTGACCCGGGCCTACGTCGAGCAGGACCTGCACGAGATCTACGACGGCGAGGTCCGCTACGCCCGCGACGCCTTCGAGGGGCTGCGGCTGATGGACGCGCTGATCGGCGTCAAGCGCGGGGTGCCCGGCGCGGTGCTGCCCGAGCTCAAGCAGCGCCGGCACGCGCGGGTCGAGGTCCAGGAGCCGGAGCCCGAGATCAACCTCGGCCAGATCCGCTCCGACGTCTCGGTGGACAACCGGGTCCCGGCCCCGCCGTTCTGGGGCGACCGGATCGTCAAGGGCATCCCGTTCGCCGACTACTCCTCCTGGCTGGACGAGGACGCGCTCTTCAAGGGCCAGTGGGGCCTGAAGGCGGCGCGCACCGGCGAGGGCCCCTCCTACGAGGAACTGGTGGAGACCGAGGGCCGGCCGCGGCTGCGGATGTGGCTGGACCGGCTGCAGACCGAGGGCTGGCTGGAGGCGGCCGTGGTCTACGGCTACTTCCCGGCCGCCTCCAAGGGCGACGACCTGCTGGTCTACAACGAGGACGGCAGCGAGCACACCCGGTTCACCTTCCCGCGGCAGCGCCGCGGCCGCCGGCTCTGCCTGGCCGACTTCTTCCGCCCGGAGGAGAGCGGCGAGCGCGACGTGCTCGGCCTGCAGGTGGTCACCATGGGCAACCGGATCTCCGAGGCCGCCAACGAGCTGTTCAAGGCGGACGCCTACCGCGACTACCTGGAGCTGCACGGCCTGTCCGTGCAACTCGCCGAGGCGCTGGCCGAGTTCTGGCACGCCCGGGTCCGCTTCGAGCTGGGCTTCGGCGACGAGGACCCGCAGGACGTGCGCGACATGTTCGCCTTGAAGTACCGCGGCGCGCGCTTCTCGCTCGGCTACGGGGCCTGCCCGGAGCTGGAGGACCGCGCGAAGATCGCCGAGCTGCTCAAGCCGGAGCGGATCGGCGTGGTGCTCTCCGAGGAGTTCCAGCTCCACCCGGAGCAGTCCACCGACGCGATCGTCATCCACCACCCCGAGGCGAAGTACTTCAACGCGCGGTAACTCCTCGGTCGCATGCCGTTCGCCCCGCGGCGCGTATCCTGGACGACCCCGCTCCGCCGGAGCGGGGTCGAGCAGTGAAGGAGCGTGCCGGATGACCACCGTCGACACCACCGCAGTGCACCCGGCCGCGCTCGGCGGCCCGGTCCCGCAGGCGGTCCTGGTGGACATGGACGGCACGCTGGTCGACACCGAGCAGTACTGGTGGCAGGCCGAGGCCTCGCTCTTCGCCGAGCTCGGCCACCCGCT
Coding sequences within:
- the metH gene encoding methionine synthase, encoding MAASAPADAQTAVHQARATALREALASRVVVADGAMGTMLQDQNPTLADFQELEGCNEVLNVTRPDIVRGVHEAYFAVGVDCVETNTFGANHAALAEYDIPERVFELSEAGARLAREVADSYDDGRTRWVLGSIGPGTKLPTLGHITFEVVREGFRQNAAGLIAGGADALLVETSQDLLQTKAAVLGCKAALVEAGLDLPVLVQVTVETTGTMLLGSEIGAALTALEPLGIDYIGLNCATGPEQYSEHLRYLSKNARIGLSCMPNAGLPVLGKDGAHYPLSPEELADAHDTFTREYGLSLVGGCCGTTPEHLRQVVERVQGRPVTERHPRPEPAAASLYQPVPFRQDTSYLAIGERTNANGSKKFRESMLAGDWQACVEIAREQIREGAHLLDLCVDYVGRDGVADMREIAGRLATASTLPIVLDSTETDVLRAGLELLGGRAVLNSVNYEDGDGPDTRFGKVAALAREHGAAVIALTIDEQGQARTAETKVAIAERLIDQLGAEYGIAEHDVIVDCLAFTLGTGQEESRRDGIETIEAIRELKRRRPAVQTTLGLSNISFGLSPAARQVINSVFLHECVEAGLDSAIVHAAKILPIARIPEERREVALDLVYDRRRPAADGEPAYDPLQKLLQLFEGVSAASSAASKAEELAALPLEERLQRRIIDGERKGLEADLDEALTQRPALAIVNETLLAGMKVVGELFGSGQMQLPFVLQSAEVMKTAVAHLEPHMEKSDDEGKGTIVLATVKGDVHDIGKNLVDIILSNNGYTVVNLGIKQPVSAILDAAVEHQADVIGMSGLLVKSTVIMKENLQELNQRKLAAEYPVILGGAALTRAYVEQDLHEIYDGEVRYARDAFEGLRLMDALIGVKRGVPGAVLPELKQRRHARVEVQEPEPEINLGQIRSDVSVDNRVPAPPFWGDRIVKGIPFADYSSWLDEDALFKGQWGLKAARTGEGPSYEELVETEGRPRLRMWLDRLQTEGWLEAAVVYGYFPAASKGDDLLVYNEDGSEHTRFTFPRQRRGRRLCLADFFRPEESGERDVLGLQVVTMGNRISEAANELFKADAYRDYLELHGLSVQLAEALAEFWHARVRFELGFGDEDPQDVRDMFALKYRGARFSLGYGACPELEDRAKIAELLKPERIGVVLSEEFQLHPEQSTDAIVIHHPEAKYFNAR